The bacterium genome contains the following window.
GAACGATTGTCCAGTGGGGCGCGGCTTCGCATGGCGTTCGAGGAATTGGGTGGCACATTCGTGAAAATCGGGCAGATACTTAGTGTTCGTCCGGATATTGTGCCGCTCGACGTATGCGACGAACTGCGCAAGCTCCAGGACGAAGTTCCCTCGGTTTCATTCGACAAGATCGAACCGATCTTGAGCGAACTATATAGCGTTCCAATCGACGATGTTTTTGCGAAATTTGACAGGACACCTATCGCGGCGGCATCACTGGCTCAGGTCTATCGTGCAACAACGAAAAACGGCGAGGAAGTCGCGGTAAAGGTCCTTCGACCGAATATCGGTCGACAGATAGAAAACGATATTGCACTTATGCAACAGCTTACGAAAATCGGTGAGCATTATTCATCGCTAATATCGGATATTAATCCGATGTCCTTTGTAGATGAGTTCGCACGGTCGCTTCGCCGGGAAACCGACCTCGTTTGGGAAAGAAGGAATATCGAACGCTTTACCGCGTTATACAAGGGGGACGAAACCGTTCATATTCCCAAGGTCTATCCCGAACTTTCCGGTCAAAGCGTGCTCGTAATGGAATTTATCGACGGGATCAATATATCCGAGATCGAAAAGTTGAGAGCCGCCGGGCTATCGCCCGAGTTAGTAGCGCAGCGGGGCGCACGGCTGATTGTCCGCTCGATCTTCGACTTCGGTTTCTTCCACGCCGACCCGCACCCGGGGAATATCTTCGTTTTGCCGGGCAACGTGATAGCGCCGCTGGATTATGGGATGGTCGGCTTTGTTGACGATAGGGTTCGGGGAGCGCTTTTCAATATGATTTCCGGTGTAATCGATGAAGATATAAACCGTTTCATGCGGGGACTCGAAGCCGTATGCGAATTACCGGACGGGATTTCCCAAACTGAGTTGCGGAGAGATATTGTATTACTCACGCACAAATACTACGGATTGGAATTGCAATATCTGAATGTAAAGGAAATCGGCGACGATGTTTTTGCGCTATTTCGCCGCCATAGATTGCATCTCCCCGCCGACCTGTCGCTTCAATGCAAGGCGCTTATCACTGTCGAGGGGGTTGGAAAAGCGCTCGACCCGAATTTCAATACGGTGGAATTCCTTCAGCCATATGTGAAGAGGTATCTCCTCGAGCGTTGGAGTCCTAAGAAACTGTTCGAGTCCGCGGAAGCGATATTCGAAGATGCGCTCAGGGCGTCGCTGAAACTCCCCGGAAGACTGGATAAGATAACCGAAAAATTACAGTCGGGCAGTCTGAGCGTAAAGCTGGAACACCGCAGATTGGAACAGGTAACGGATGAGATAAGTAATGCGAGTAATCGAATATCGTCCGCGCTGATAATTGCCGCGTTGCTGATAGCCTCGGCGCTCGTGATGTCCATAGACAAAGGACCGCAACTCTTCGGTTTCCCGTTATTTAGCCTGATAAATTATGGAGTAGGCGTTGTCCTCGGACTTTATTTAGTGTTCGACATATTGAGAAAAAAGTATTTCTAATCGATAAGACGTAATAAAATGCCAACTGCACTGCACATACCGATTCTTATTGCCATACACTTCGCAATGGGAAAAAAGCTGTCGTTCCCTTACGGATTGGCGGTTGGTTTTAGTGTCTGGGAAATCGGTGCGTTGGTGTTGATAGTGGATTTCACAGAAATACCGTTGTTCCGATGGATACTAACAGGAGCCTGCGACCGTGTCGGGCCGCTTCGCTGGCTTCACGAGAATCTGGATCATCGGGAGTCCGCGCTCTCAAAAAAGCGATTTTACCGGTGGTTTCTACACGCTGGACAACTCGGAATACTTTTATTGGTAGCAATACCCGGTGCAGGCGGAGTTACAATCGGAACATTGATAACCCATCTCCTACACATGCCCAAAAAACAATCGGTGCTAATAATCGCCGCCGGGTCGGTCGTCGGATGCATGCTCTTTGTTGTGGGGATAGAGGGAATATTGGCCATGTTAGGATTTTGAACATAAGAAATTTAATGATGTTATCTAATTGAGAAAACAAATAAAAACAAGGAGACAGTAAAATGAGAACCATTATGATTACAGCGCTGGCACTTGTTCTGGCTATCGCTATGATTGGCTGCGAAGAAGTTGTCGAAGAACTCACAACAACCATTTCCGGTAATGTCAGCAACGATGGAGAGCCTGTTTCAGGCGCGTATGTCATCCTGCTTGATGCGGGGGATTCCGTAAGCTCGGGAATTTCCCTCTCGAATGGGATGATAACGAATTCGAGCGGAGATTACACAATGATCGAGGTAAGCGTCGGCGACCATTATGTAGCGGCAATCGACGATGCTAACGGTAACATCATCTTTGACCCGGATACGGACAGACTCGGCTACTACGGCGACACGGACACACTCACAGGACTCACAATCCCCCGGACTGTCCATGTCGATGATGGTGACGATATCGAAAATATCGATATCACAAAGCTCTATCAGTTGCTTCATTGACCGGTGATGCTAATTGAAAGGACGTTTTATGAAACAGATACCGGTTTTCGCCTTCATTACATCGATGGCGCTGTTTATGGTTATCGGATGCACAAAAATCGATAATGGGCTGTCCGTGCCAAACAGCTACAACGACCAAGGGAGAGAACTGATTTATGCTGCCGAGCGGGTCGAAGGAGAAAATTGTTCAGGTTCATTTGCCGGTCTCGGCTCGACTCCGGATTTTCAAGATGCTATAGATGATGCTATCGAAAATGGACAGGAAAAATATGGCGAGGAGTATGTCGTGCTTGCTGATATTATAGCATGGTTTGAAACCGCAGATTATATGGTTTATTCGTCATACTGTGCGAAAGTTACAGGATGGCCCGCTCGTTTTGACGATGATGATTCACTGGGTTATGTAATGGATGATGCCCCTATAAAAATATTCGATGGGCATTCTGTTTATTACCATAGTTCCACGGGAATTGAAAATGATTTCTCAACAATCGAATGGACAGTAAAAACTATCGAGGTCGATGAGATTTCTCAGTATTAGGATATTGAGAAAATAAATAAAACTAAGGAGGCAGTAAAATGTCAATCGTAAAAGAAAGCCCTATCACCAATTTCCTGACCAAGCAGGTTGCCAACATCGGCAGCATAGTCGGTGTCTGGAAGGTCGCCGTGCCGCCTCTGGAAAAGGTGGGACGGAAATTATATGTTGATAGGGGCGACCCAATTAAACTCGGTTCCAGGCGTCAAAGAGAGGATAGGTTTTATATCGCATCGAATGT
Protein-coding sequences here:
- a CDS encoding DUF1416 domain-containing protein — its product is MRTIMITALALVLAIAMIGCEEVVEELTTTISGNVSNDGEPVSGAYVILLDAGDSVSSGISLSNGMITNSSGDYTMIEVSVGDHYVAAIDDANGNIIFDPDTDRLGYYGDTDTLTGLTIPRTVHVDDGDDIENIDITKLYQLLH
- a CDS encoding small multi-drug export protein — encoded protein: MPTALHIPILIAIHFAMGKKLSFPYGLAVGFSVWEIGALVLIVDFTEIPLFRWILTGACDRVGPLRWLHENLDHRESALSKKRFYRWFLHAGQLGILLLVAIPGAGGVTIGTLITHLLHMPKKQSVLIIAAGSVVGCMLFVVGIEGILAMLGF
- a CDS encoding AarF/ABC1/UbiB kinase family protein — its product is MKSNVPHRTKRYTQILQVFVRWGVVEVTGHFLNLHSIKKMPGIERLSSGARLRMAFEELGGTFVKIGQILSVRPDIVPLDVCDELRKLQDEVPSVSFDKIEPILSELYSVPIDDVFAKFDRTPIAAASLAQVYRATTKNGEEVAVKVLRPNIGRQIENDIALMQQLTKIGEHYSSLISDINPMSFVDEFARSLRRETDLVWERRNIERFTALYKGDETVHIPKVYPELSGQSVLVMEFIDGINISEIEKLRAAGLSPELVAQRGARLIVRSIFDFGFFHADPHPGNIFVLPGNVIAPLDYGMVGFVDDRVRGALFNMISGVIDEDINRFMRGLEAVCELPDGISQTELRRDIVLLTHKYYGLELQYLNVKEIGDDVFALFRRHRLHLPADLSLQCKALITVEGVGKALDPNFNTVEFLQPYVKRYLLERWSPKKLFESAEAIFEDALRASLKLPGRLDKITEKLQSGSLSVKLEHRRLEQVTDEISNASNRISSALIIAALLIASALVMSIDKGPQLFGFPLFSLINYGVGVVLGLYLVFDILRKKYF